In Desulfobulbus oralis, one DNA window encodes the following:
- a CDS encoding ABC transporter permease, with amino-acid sequence MPDAIPPNLDEILDLEVKKANYFATAARENWISVISFIMFLVVWELICGLEIIGPYQLVPPSEVLTVFFEKITESSPDGARLHEHAMASLTLAFSGFIVAMLIGVPLGLLMGWYPKVNLLVRPIFDAIRPIPPIAWIPIAILWLGIGIKAKAFIIFLAAFVPCVINSFTGIRLTNPVLIRVALIYGASDFETFRKIGIPSAVPMIFTGMKLSLNAAWTTLVAAELLAASTGLGFMIQQGRRLARPDIIIVGMLAIGFLGALMSWMLTKIEARFASSRRLA; translated from the coding sequence ATGCCGGACGCCATTCCCCCCAATCTGGATGAAATTCTTGATCTTGAAGTAAAAAAGGCCAATTATTTCGCAACGGCCGCCAGGGAAAACTGGATTTCCGTGATCAGCTTCATCATGTTTCTGGTCGTCTGGGAGCTGATCTGCGGCCTGGAAATAATCGGCCCCTATCAACTCGTTCCACCCTCGGAAGTTCTCACCGTTTTTTTTGAAAAAATCACGGAATCCAGTCCGGACGGCGCCCGACTGCACGAGCACGCCATGGCCAGTCTCACCCTGGCTTTTTCCGGTTTCATCGTTGCCATGCTTATCGGCGTGCCCCTGGGCTTGCTCATGGGCTGGTATCCCAAAGTCAACCTTCTGGTTCGTCCCATCTTTGACGCCATCCGGCCGATTCCTCCCATTGCTTGGATTCCCATAGCCATTTTGTGGCTGGGCATTGGCATCAAGGCCAAGGCCTTCATCATTTTTCTGGCGGCTTTTGTGCCCTGCGTCATCAATTCGTTCACCGGCATCCGGCTGACCAATCCGGTTCTGATCCGGGTGGCCCTGATCTATGGCGCTTCCGATTTCGAGACGTTCCGCAAGATCGGTATTCCGTCGGCTGTTCCCATGATTTTCACCGGCATGAAACTTTCGCTCAACGCCGCCTGGACCACCTTGGTTGCGGCCGAGTTGCTGGCCGCATCCACCGGCCTGGGTTTCATGATCCAGCAGGGCCGCCGTCTGGCCCGGCCGGACATTATCATCGTGGGCATGCTCGCCATCGGTTTTCTGGGCGCTTTGATGTCCTGGATGCTGACTAAGATCGAGGCCCGTTTTGCCTCGTCAAGGAGGCTGGCATGA
- a CDS encoding ABC transporter permease: MKGKVIFPGSQLVPLASLGTFVALWGLVSLYADPEFLPSPRRVWNEFLYLLDNPIGGNSIWAHMGYSLRRVMIAFGLAVLLGLPLGLWMGWSRVCEKIVTPIFEVLRPIPPIAWIPIAILWLGVAEGSKIFICFVGAFVIMVLNSFTGMRYVDPLLIDAARSFGATRSQQFFNVAVPSCMPSIFAGVQNSLSMAWMCVLAAEMVGAREGVGFIIIQGMDLNKSAMIVVGMILIGIVGSLLAMVFRWFERFVCPWRGELV; this comes from the coding sequence ATGAAGGGCAAGGTCATTTTCCCGGGCTCTCAGCTTGTTCCTCTTGCCTCGCTCGGCACCTTTGTGGCTCTGTGGGGCCTCGTCTCCCTGTACGCTGACCCTGAATTTCTGCCTTCGCCCCGGCGCGTGTGGAACGAATTTCTCTATCTGCTGGACAACCCCATCGGCGGCAACAGCATCTGGGCTCACATGGGCTACAGTCTGCGCCGGGTCATGATTGCCTTTGGCCTGGCAGTGTTGCTTGGGCTGCCCTTGGGCCTGTGGATGGGCTGGAGCCGCGTCTGCGAGAAAATCGTGACTCCTATCTTCGAGGTGCTCCGGCCGATTCCTCCCATTGCCTGGATTCCCATCGCTATCCTGTGGCTGGGCGTGGCTGAAGGCTCCAAGATCTTCATCTGCTTTGTGGGTGCCTTCGTCATCATGGTGCTCAATTCCTTCACCGGCATGCGCTACGTGGATCCCCTTCTGATCGACGCGGCCAGGTCCTTTGGCGCCACCCGCTCGCAGCAGTTCTTCAATGTAGCGGTACCATCCTGTATGCCCTCGATCTTCGCGGGCGTGCAGAATTCCCTGTCCATGGCCTGGATGTGCGTGCTGGCAGCCGAAATGGTGGGTGCACGCGAAGGTGTTGGCTTCATCATCATTCAGGGCATGGATCTCAACAAGTCGGCCATGATCGTGGTTGGCATGATTCTGATCGGCATTGTCGGTTCGCTGCTGGCCATGGTGTTCCGCTGGTTTGAACGGTTCGTCTGTCCGTGGCGGGGAGAGCTGGTATGA
- a CDS encoding ABC transporter ATP-binding protein: MSRKIKIECQSVSKAFHVPGQKHLLHVLDRVSLKVYENEFLVILGPGQSGKTVLLNCVAGLLEPTRGAILINGQATAGPGPDRGMVFQRYALFPWKNVENNVAFGLAVRGVPRGERLDTARRYIELVGLKGFEKAYPAQLSGGMKQRAGIARAYANNPDILLMDEPFGALDAQTRYAMEQELRSIWEKEKRTVCFVTNNIEEAIYLGDRVIVMSALPGRVKSEYPIDIPAPRAYTETAFLALRKHISADTDLVL, translated from the coding sequence ATGAGCAGAAAAATAAAAATCGAATGCCAGAGCGTGTCCAAGGCCTTTCACGTGCCTGGCCAGAAGCATCTGCTACACGTGCTGGACCGGGTTTCGCTCAAAGTCTATGAAAACGAATTTCTGGTCATCCTGGGTCCAGGACAGAGTGGCAAGACCGTGCTGCTCAACTGTGTTGCCGGTCTCCTTGAACCCACGCGGGGCGCCATTCTCATCAACGGTCAAGCGACCGCCGGCCCAGGTCCAGACCGGGGCATGGTCTTCCAGCGCTACGCACTTTTTCCCTGGAAAAACGTGGAAAACAACGTGGCCTTCGGCCTCGCCGTCCGCGGCGTGCCCCGTGGGGAGCGCCTGGACACGGCACGGCGCTACATTGAACTGGTTGGTCTGAAAGGCTTCGAAAAGGCCTATCCGGCCCAGCTTTCCGGCGGCATGAAGCAGCGGGCGGGCATTGCCCGCGCCTACGCCAACAACCCGGACATTCTTCTGATGGACGAGCCCTTCGGCGCGCTGGATGCGCAGACTCGCTACGCCATGGAGCAGGAACTGCGCAGCATCTGGGAAAAGGAAAAGCGCACGGTCTGCTTTGTCACCAACAACATTGAGGAAGCCATCTATCTGGGCGACCGCGTGATCGTCATGTCCGCGTTGCCTGGCCGGGTGAAAAGCGAATATCCCATCGACATTCCCGCACCGCGCGCCTACACGGAAACCGCTTTTCTGGCCTTGCGCAAACACATTTCCGCAGATACCGATCTGGTCCTGTAG